In a genomic window of Leptolyngbya sp. SIO1E4:
- a CDS encoding NADH dehydrogenase subunit K — MVMNSEAGTPMLAPNERLANPIGTPTVTQDLSENVILTTVDDLYNWTRLSSLFPLLYGTACCFIEFAALIGSRFDFDRFGLLPRASPRQADLIITAGTITMKMAPALVRLYEQMPDPKYVIAMGACTITGGMFSMDSPTAVRGVDKLIPVDVYIPGCPPRPEAIFDAIIKLRKKISTESMADQALLDQTHRFYSVKHKMKPVPPILTGQYLQSATRNAPPKELMQAMGMPVSPALEEAQQQQEVDNG, encoded by the coding sequence ATGGTCATGAACTCTGAGGCAGGCACTCCAATGTTGGCTCCAAATGAGCGGCTAGCGAACCCGATCGGGACGCCGACGGTGACCCAGGATTTGTCGGAAAATGTAATTTTGACGACGGTCGACGATTTATATAACTGGACTCGATTGTCCAGCCTGTTTCCATTATTGTATGGAACCGCTTGCTGCTTTATTGAGTTTGCAGCCCTAATTGGCTCTCGGTTTGATTTCGACCGGTTTGGGCTGTTGCCTCGGGCCAGTCCTAGGCAAGCTGACCTGATTATCACGGCAGGCACCATCACCATGAAAATGGCCCCAGCTCTGGTTCGCTTGTATGAGCAGATGCCCGATCCGAAGTATGTGATTGCGATGGGTGCTTGTACGATCACAGGGGGCATGTTCAGTATGGATTCTCCAACTGCGGTTCGTGGTGTAGACAAGCTGATTCCAGTGGATGTGTACATTCCTGGCTGCCCACCCCGCCCTGAGGCAATTTTCGACGCCATCATTAAGCTGCGGAAGAAAATTTCGACTGAGTCTATGGCGGATCAAGCTCTTCTAGATCAGACCCATCGGTTCTACAGCGTCAAGCATAAGATGAAGCCAGTGCCGCCTATTCTGACTGGGCAATATCTGCAGTCTGCGACCCGGAATGCCCCTCCAAAGGAATTGATGCAAGCGATGGGTATGCCGGTATCTCCTGCTCTAGAAGAGGCTCAACAGCAGCAGGAGGTCGACAATGGCTGA
- a CDS encoding photosynthesis system II assembly factor Ycf48 — MQALLVHLRKLVAIAAIAVLSFGCSNAFLPTLENNPWQIIHLDTEANFSDVAFTDDANHGWLVGNRNTLMETTDGGKTWNPKTLDLGDQPVAFTAVSFAEEEGWISGQPSILLHTLDGGETWQRVALSEKLPGKPLMVTALGPSEAELVTDVGAIYRTKDGGKNWKALVLGAVGVVRNMSRSNQGHYAAVSSRGNFYSTWQPGELEWQPYNRQSSRRLQNIGFDEAGGLWVLERGGQIQFSPTGKDEDWQDPINPELATSWGLLHAAYRTPEEFWVTGGSGNLLLSPDGGQTWYRDSDVADVPSNFYRVVFNTPEQGFVLGQRGYLLRYVGDKAV; from the coding sequence ATGCAGGCTCTATTGGTTCATCTGAGAAAATTAGTGGCGATCGCAGCCATAGCTGTGCTGTCCTTTGGCTGTAGCAATGCATTTTTGCCCACGCTGGAGAATAATCCTTGGCAAATTATCCATCTAGATACTGAGGCAAATTTCTCAGACGTGGCGTTTACTGACGATGCCAATCACGGCTGGCTAGTGGGTAATCGCAACACGTTGATGGAAACGACGGATGGCGGCAAAACCTGGAATCCGAAAACACTGGACTTGGGAGATCAGCCAGTTGCCTTTACTGCGGTCAGCTTCGCTGAAGAGGAGGGGTGGATTTCAGGGCAACCTAGCATCTTGCTTCACACGTTAGATGGCGGTGAAACCTGGCAACGGGTGGCGCTGAGTGAAAAGCTGCCTGGCAAGCCGCTGATGGTTACTGCATTGGGGCCAAGTGAGGCAGAACTGGTGACCGACGTCGGTGCCATCTACCGCACCAAAGACGGTGGCAAAAACTGGAAGGCTCTGGTGTTAGGAGCTGTTGGGGTAGTGCGGAATATGAGCCGCAGTAATCAAGGGCACTATGCAGCTGTCTCTTCCCGAGGGAACTTTTACTCCACCTGGCAGCCTGGTGAATTAGAGTGGCAGCCTTACAATCGCCAGAGTTCTCGCCGTCTCCAAAATATTGGGTTTGATGAGGCCGGTGGCCTATGGGTTCTAGAGCGGGGAGGCCAGATTCAGTTTTCTCCCACGGGTAAAGACGAAGATTGGCAAGACCCCATCAACCCCGAACTTGCCACGAGCTGGGGCTTATTACATGCGGCTTATCGCACCCCTGAAGAATTTTGGGTGACGGGTGGCAGCGGTAACTTACTCTTGAGCCCTGATGGCGGGCAAACCTGGTATCGGGACAGCGATGTTGCCGATGTGCCCTCTAACTTCTATCGAGTTGTGTTCAATACCCCTGAGCAGGGCTTTGTACTAGGACAACGCGGGTATCTTCTGCGATATGTTGGGGATAAAGCTGTTTAA
- a CDS encoding photosystem II reaction center protein L, with product MERNQNPNKQPVELNRTSLYLGLLLIFVLGFLFSSYFFN from the coding sequence GTGGAACGGAATCAGAATCCTAATAAGCAACCGGTTGAGCTCAACCGGACTTCTCTATACCTGGGGCTATTGCTGATTTTTGTCCTGGGCTTCTTATTCTCTAGTTACTTCTTTAACTAA
- a CDS encoding NAD(P)H-quinone oxidoreductase subunit J has translation MAEDQATPQGTSEGAGTEVSLVEAGAVSTWLTENGFGHQTLAPDHLGVEVIEVDPQFLIPICTALYAYGFNYLQCQGAYDEGPGKRLVSFYHLTKVSDNADRPEEVRVKVFLPRDNPQIPSVYWIWKAADWQERESYDMYGIVYEGHPNLKRLLMPEDWVGWPLRKDYVSPDFYELQDAY, from the coding sequence ATGGCTGAAGATCAAGCCACACCGCAGGGCACTAGTGAAGGTGCGGGAACTGAAGTTTCCCTGGTTGAGGCTGGAGCGGTTTCGACCTGGCTTACCGAAAATGGGTTTGGGCATCAAACCCTAGCACCTGATCATCTTGGTGTTGAGGTGATTGAGGTAGATCCTCAGTTTCTCATTCCTATCTGCACAGCACTTTATGCCTATGGGTTTAATTACCTGCAGTGTCAGGGGGCTTACGATGAAGGCCCTGGCAAGCGGCTAGTCAGCTTTTATCACTTGACTAAGGTGAGTGATAATGCCGATCGCCCGGAAGAGGTACGCGTCAAAGTTTTCTTGCCCAGGGATAATCCTCAGATTCCGTCTGTTTATTGGATTTGGAAGGCAGCGGATTGGCAGGAGCGGGAAAGCTATGACATGTACGGGATTGTGTACGAAGGGCACCCAAATCTGAAGCGCTTACTGATGCCAGAAGATTGGGTCGGCTGGCCCCTACGCAAGGACTACGTGTCACCTGATTTCTACGAACTTCAGGACGCTTATTAA
- a CDS encoding cytochrome b559 subunit beta, whose amino-acid sequence MTNTSNQPTEYPIFTVRWLAVHTLAVPTVFFLGAIAAMQFIQR is encoded by the coding sequence ATGACTAACACCTCTAATCAGCCAACAGAATATCCGATTTTTACGGTTCGATGGCTAGCCGTTCATACCCTGGCAGTTCCTACGGTTTTCTTCCTGGGAGCGATCGCCGCAATGCAGTTTATTCAGCGATAG
- a CDS encoding DUF87 domain-containing protein, producing the protein MLQVIGTVKGPGETGNEYLFITADNREVKIGEFVAYQAQQGKETLDILGKIADLRLIDHLPDRIFADTDISPETIAALIGFAHPNPEIYEVTVTVIGHFHPALGFINPRLTPDPGTRVYRVDDDTLRQVINKKQQEEVGAAHVGSLLLRPGEAVPVVLDVKELVSTHMAILAGTGSGKSYTAGVLIEELLRSYNRAAVLVFDPHGEYGTLGDMRGHAAFQAPDGYAPTVQILTPDDIRIRMSSLDYYDVLTLLPDMSDRQQAILSKGFAILKKHRKGDYRWDVNDLIRAVHEADTSVDDEGNEKLGSSAPAIEWKLERFAQSPYFDRMHHLAPKDLFEPGQVTVLQMNEISQEEQQVICAAVLRQGYLARMNTVKDRITAEDETYLPYPVFILLEEAHRFAPAHEPARCKQILRTILSEGRKFGMGVGLITQRPGKLDSDVLSQCMSQFLMRIVNPVDQESLKYGVEAAGRDLLKELPALTKGQVIISGACVNTPVLCQVRKRLTQHGGETIDAPQDWQKYFQAHHKRTRQIEQATLARPRSAETVGGISIE; encoded by the coding sequence ATGCTTCAAGTGATTGGGACGGTTAAAGGACCGGGTGAAACCGGCAATGAATATCTTTTCATCACGGCAGATAACCGTGAAGTCAAAATCGGAGAGTTTGTGGCCTATCAGGCTCAGCAAGGTAAAGAGACGCTGGACATTCTGGGCAAAATTGCCGATCTCCGCCTAATTGACCATTTACCTGATCGCATTTTTGCCGATACGGACATTAGCCCCGAGACAATCGCAGCCCTGATTGGGTTTGCCCATCCCAACCCAGAGATTTACGAAGTCACAGTCACCGTAATTGGTCACTTTCATCCTGCACTGGGCTTTATCAACCCACGATTAACCCCTGATCCCGGCACCCGGGTCTATCGCGTAGATGATGACACCCTACGCCAGGTCATTAACAAAAAGCAGCAAGAAGAGGTCGGAGCTGCCCACGTAGGTTCCCTGCTGCTGCGCCCGGGTGAGGCAGTTCCTGTCGTGTTAGACGTCAAAGAACTGGTGAGCACCCACATGGCCATTTTGGCGGGAACCGGGTCTGGAAAGTCTTACACCGCTGGGGTATTGATTGAAGAACTCTTGCGTTCCTATAACCGGGCAGCGGTGCTCGTATTTGATCCCCATGGGGAGTACGGGACCTTGGGAGACATGCGAGGGCATGCTGCGTTTCAGGCACCTGACGGCTACGCGCCGACGGTACAAATTTTGACCCCAGACGATATTCGCATTCGCATGTCGTCCCTAGACTATTACGATGTGTTAACTCTGCTGCCGGATATGAGCGATCGCCAGCAGGCGATTCTGAGTAAAGGCTTTGCAATTCTTAAAAAGCACCGTAAAGGAGACTATCGTTGGGATGTCAATGATTTAATTCGCGCCGTCCATGAGGCGGATACCAGCGTAGACGATGAAGGCAATGAAAAACTGGGATCCTCAGCCCCCGCGATCGAATGGAAGTTAGAGCGTTTCGCCCAGTCTCCCTACTTTGATCGCATGCATCACCTGGCCCCCAAAGATTTGTTTGAGCCAGGGCAAGTCACCGTGCTCCAGATGAACGAAATCAGCCAGGAAGAACAGCAGGTCATCTGTGCTGCCGTCCTCCGCCAGGGTTACCTGGCCCGCATGAACACGGTAAAAGATCGCATCACAGCAGAAGATGAAACCTACTTGCCTTATCCCGTCTTTATCTTGCTGGAAGAAGCCCATCGCTTTGCTCCGGCCCATGAACCCGCCCGCTGTAAGCAGATCTTGCGCACTATCCTCAGTGAAGGGCGCAAATTTGGCATGGGGGTAGGGCTCATTACCCAGCGCCCTGGCAAGCTAGATTCCGATGTGCTGTCTCAATGCATGAGCCAGTTTTTGATGCGTATTGTTAACCCGGTAGACCAGGAAAGCCTGAAATATGGGGTGGAAGCTGCGGGGCGTGACCTGTTGAAAGAACTGCCGGCACTCACTAAGGGGCAGGTAATTATTTCAGGTGCCTGTGTGAATACGCCTGTGCTCTGTCAGGTGCGTAAACGCTTGACCCAGCACGGTGGTGAAACCATCGACGCCCCTCAAGACTGGCAAAAATATTTTCAGGCACACCACAAGCGCACCCGCCAAATTGAGCAGGCCACGCTGGCGCGTCCCCGGTCGGCAGAGACGGTGGGCGGCATCAGTATTGAGTAA
- a CDS encoding photosystem II reaction center protein J: MFKNGRIPLWIVATVAGTGVLVVVGLFFYGAYAGVGSAV, translated from the coding sequence ATGTTTAAAAACGGTCGAATTCCTCTTTGGATTGTGGCAACGGTTGCAGGTACTGGCGTCCTCGTTGTAGTGGGTTTATTCTTCTACGGGGCTTACGCGGGCGTAGGGTCTGCCGTATAG
- a CDS encoding tetratricopeptide repeat protein, protein MNNRRWFPVTEYALLLGSGAGAVVSLATQNAVAASLPVTALVALGLFNRRRVDQALKLAHANLDTLEEKVGQEVSGLAEQVSALPTPEAIMSFQRAAMIHSDRAATRFSQVVEQTQQEFEKRIEQIESPDLSHLYQDTAQLQDQYTYVCTTLSNLSKQIERLSTLHRIEATETEVSCLKTELMQVRVSLETLNGESRAAQATLQDAVRHLDRRLRQVPTSADPYLLKGEVRELIKAVADLVPRREFSTLAEKLQIVQDAQVSLRQTLDRLQTSEQLAHQNGHVRPQNPEFKVLETELVHLSKGLQQVEMRLEDISVPFDITAEIRGTTATYLSSFQWQLALLEQKTQELMQQQQELKPTQTAVGFNGLSAMPAQGQALPAHAPLQWLMAFRGDNTGEQWSTIDQALFEALDEVSERLVLVWPWSSSMALDRQLIERFSEILERGCRLEIGWCHPGDRREGLLLKRIAQQWGLTTAQRQLLKSTLNQLLPLKERYPHQFSFKILGTDEQFLVCDRTYAIVGLQALPAASSTFPALDLRVKTTEITVIDQLLRRFDNPDSLPEDATACFNRAITRYDLRDTAGAIADFSRVLEMTPDDAIAANNRGIVWAEKKQFLKALEDFSYALELDPQLFSARCNRGWLLMTQGYPEQAIIDFDLAIQAEPTTAIPYFYRGTARQKQGDNVAAIADYTQAIQHNEQVALPYCYRGATYQRQGNATAAITDLEMAASLLHAQGDHRSLAQVTQVLSSLKRVELTQPLRLHSV, encoded by the coding sequence GTGAATAATCGTCGTTGGTTTCCGGTTACCGAATATGCCCTACTCCTGGGGTCAGGAGCGGGGGCAGTTGTCTCTTTGGCGACCCAAAATGCGGTGGCGGCATCTTTACCGGTGACGGCTCTGGTTGCTCTGGGGCTGTTCAATCGCCGACGAGTAGACCAAGCACTCAAACTCGCTCATGCCAACCTCGACACGCTAGAAGAGAAGGTGGGTCAAGAAGTTTCTGGCCTTGCGGAACAGGTCTCAGCGTTGCCAACGCCGGAGGCCATCATGAGTTTTCAGCGGGCAGCGATGATCCACAGCGATCGCGCGGCCACTCGCTTTTCCCAAGTGGTGGAGCAAACCCAACAGGAATTTGAGAAGCGCATAGAACAGATCGAAAGCCCTGATCTGAGTCATCTATACCAAGATACGGCTCAGCTTCAGGATCAATATACCTATGTCTGTACTACCCTCAGCAACCTCAGCAAACAAATTGAACGGCTGTCGACCTTGCATCGGATAGAAGCAACGGAAACCGAGGTGTCTTGTCTGAAAACTGAGCTGATGCAGGTGCGAGTCAGTTTGGAAACGTTAAACGGTGAAAGCAGAGCCGCCCAGGCGACCCTTCAAGATGCGGTTCGCCATCTCGATCGCCGCCTCCGCCAAGTGCCCACGAGTGCTGATCCGTATCTCTTGAAGGGTGAAGTCAGGGAATTAATTAAGGCGGTGGCTGATCTGGTTCCTCGTCGTGAGTTTTCGACCTTAGCGGAAAAACTGCAGATAGTACAAGATGCCCAAGTAAGTCTTCGCCAAACCCTTGATCGGCTGCAGACCTCTGAACAGCTTGCCCATCAAAATGGGCATGTTCGCCCTCAAAATCCCGAGTTTAAAGTCCTGGAAACAGAGCTGGTTCATTTGTCTAAAGGGCTGCAGCAGGTTGAGATGCGGTTAGAAGACATCTCGGTTCCCTTTGATATCACCGCAGAAATCCGGGGGACAACAGCCACTTACCTGAGCAGTTTTCAATGGCAGTTGGCGCTGCTAGAACAGAAAACTCAAGAGTTAATGCAGCAGCAACAGGAACTGAAGCCAACTCAAACAGCCGTGGGGTTCAATGGCCTGTCAGCGATGCCAGCTCAGGGACAAGCCCTACCTGCCCATGCTCCGCTGCAATGGCTCATGGCATTTCGAGGGGACAATACTGGAGAACAGTGGTCTACTATCGATCAGGCTTTGTTTGAAGCGCTGGATGAAGTTTCTGAGCGGCTGGTATTGGTCTGGCCCTGGTCTTCATCTATGGCATTAGATCGGCAACTTATTGAGCGATTTTCAGAAATTCTAGAGCGCGGGTGTCGCCTTGAAATTGGCTGGTGTCATCCTGGCGATCGCCGAGAAGGGCTTTTGCTCAAAAGGATTGCCCAACAGTGGGGGTTAACCACTGCCCAGCGACAGTTGTTAAAGTCAACGCTGAACCAGCTGTTGCCCCTAAAAGAAAGATACCCTCATCAGTTTTCCTTCAAAATTTTGGGGACTGACGAACAGTTTTTAGTGTGCGATCGCACTTACGCCATTGTGGGCCTACAGGCACTCCCAGCTGCCAGCAGTACATTCCCGGCGTTAGATTTAAGGGTCAAAACGACGGAAATCACGGTGATTGATCAACTGCTCCGTCGATTTGATAACCCTGACTCGCTACCGGAAGACGCTACGGCTTGCTTTAACCGGGCCATCACTCGCTATGATCTGCGGGATACCGCTGGTGCGATCGCTGATTTTTCTCGCGTGCTGGAAATGACACCGGATGATGCGATTGCGGCTAACAACCGGGGTATTGTCTGGGCTGAGAAAAAACAATTCCTAAAGGCCCTAGAAGATTTTAGTTATGCGCTGGAATTAGACCCCCAACTCTTCTCGGCGCGCTGTAATCGTGGCTGGCTGTTGATGACTCAGGGATACCCTGAGCAGGCCATTATTGATTTTGATCTGGCGATTCAAGCGGAACCTACCACTGCAATTCCTTATTTTTATCGCGGAACCGCTCGCCAGAAACAGGGGGATAACGTAGCCGCGATCGCAGACTATACCCAGGCCATTCAACATAATGAGCAAGTAGCCCTTCCCTACTGTTATCGAGGCGCTACCTATCAGCGTCAAGGGAACGCAACTGCCGCCATCACAGATCTGGAAATGGCAGCTTCCCTCTTACATGCTCAAGGAGATCATCGTTCTCTTGCCCAGGTAACCCAGGTGTTGTCGTCTCTGAAGCGGGTAGAGCTCACCCAGCCGCTACGGCTGCATTCTGTGTAA
- a CDS encoding RsmB/NOP family class I SAM-dependent RNA methyltransferase produces the protein MTTPSPQLVKLAQRLFTEAGDRAAFITALSQPSAFAPTILWTQPKPPGFDWQVLPPMPWQPAFVDRLATQTRPGQHPLHEKGYFYCLDFSSVFAASAIQAIPTSVDVVIDLCAAPGGKSVFSWVALRPKHLLCNEAIRKRVKILIANLKRCGALQAIVLNLDPSVLAEQIPQTAQLVLVDAPCSGQSLLAKGQTAAGCFHKVTINRNANRQKRILANAAQLVQSEGYLLYSTCTYAPAENEQVCAWLVKKFPEFVPVPVPALQAYQSPLTELPCYRLWPQSGLGAGAFTMLLRRHGGAISNPLNQSFLECHQFVLYPN, from the coding sequence ATGACGACCCCGTCTCCACAACTGGTGAAGTTGGCCCAGCGCCTTTTTACAGAGGCAGGCGATCGCGCAGCCTTTATTACAGCCTTGAGCCAGCCTTCTGCATTTGCCCCTACGATTCTATGGACTCAGCCCAAACCCCCTGGGTTTGACTGGCAGGTGCTACCACCTATGCCCTGGCAGCCCGCATTTGTAGATCGGCTTGCGACTCAAACCCGTCCAGGTCAGCACCCCCTCCATGAAAAAGGCTATTTCTACTGCCTGGACTTTTCATCAGTCTTTGCAGCATCGGCAATTCAGGCGATTCCAACGTCTGTGGATGTCGTCATCGATCTGTGCGCGGCACCTGGAGGAAAAAGCGTATTTTCCTGGGTAGCGCTGCGCCCCAAGCATCTGCTGTGCAATGAGGCGATTCGTAAACGCGTCAAGATCTTGATCGCGAACCTGAAGCGGTGTGGCGCACTCCAGGCAATTGTCCTCAACTTAGATCCCTCTGTTTTAGCGGAACAGATCCCCCAGACTGCTCAGCTCGTGTTAGTAGATGCCCCCTGCAGTGGCCAATCGTTACTCGCAAAAGGGCAAACGGCAGCAGGCTGCTTCCATAAGGTCACCATCAACCGTAATGCCAACCGACAGAAGCGCATTCTGGCCAATGCAGCGCAACTGGTGCAGTCTGAAGGATATCTGCTGTACTCTACCTGCACCTATGCCCCCGCAGAAAATGAGCAAGTTTGTGCCTGGTTAGTGAAAAAGTTTCCTGAGTTTGTTCCGGTACCGGTTCCGGCTTTACAGGCGTACCAATCTCCGCTGACGGAGTTGCCGTGCTATCGCCTGTGGCCTCAGTCTGGCCTAGGGGCTGGTGCCTTCACCATGCTGTTGCGGCGCCATGGAGGCGCGATCTCCAACCCACTCAATCAATCATTTCTTGAGTGTCACCAATTTGTTTTATATCCAAATTAG
- a CDS encoding endonuclease/exonuclease/phosphatase family protein gives MPRQKSWVTPVLAWGILLGMVGLTAIAVLTSRYGWKIYLEIFSHFQLQYFLLSLVGLSILALIRHKPCFWLGLLCTSILGSQLITWYLPPQFLSAGANSNFRILIANVNTQNKQYEDVVAFTQQENPDLALFMEVDETWITQLNALSRDLPYSSGQGRSSNFGIVVYSRYALEDIEIQFFGDDRFPSLVGKVNVNNRPLLFVGTHPPPPVKPSFFHARNQQLDLIGQHLQTAQQPQLLIGDLNLSMWSPYYTRLIRQTGLKNARKGFGLLPSWPTRGTYRQMPDWAALLFSIPIDHCLLSSEVVVSDVQIGPPLGSDHRPLVVDLRL, from the coding sequence ATGCCTCGGCAGAAATCTTGGGTGACACCCGTTCTGGCTTGGGGGATCTTGCTCGGGATGGTTGGACTCACGGCGATCGCCGTTTTGACCAGCCGCTATGGGTGGAAGATTTATCTGGAAATCTTTTCCCACTTCCAGCTGCAATATTTCTTACTGAGCTTAGTCGGCTTGAGCATCCTGGCCTTAATCCGCCACAAACCTTGCTTCTGGTTAGGGTTGCTCTGCACCTCAATCTTGGGCAGTCAACTCATCACGTGGTACTTGCCTCCTCAGTTCTTGAGTGCCGGGGCAAATAGCAACTTTCGTATTCTGATTGCCAACGTCAACACTCAAAATAAACAGTACGAAGACGTTGTGGCATTTACCCAACAGGAAAACCCTGATCTGGCCCTCTTTATGGAGGTAGATGAGACTTGGATCACTCAGCTCAACGCTCTCAGCCGTGATTTACCCTACTCGTCAGGGCAAGGCAGATCGTCCAATTTTGGCATCGTAGTATACAGTCGATACGCCCTGGAAGACATTGAGATTCAGTTCTTTGGTGACGATAGGTTTCCGAGTCTCGTCGGTAAGGTTAATGTGAACAACCGGCCGCTTTTATTCGTTGGAACGCACCCCCCTCCCCCCGTTAAACCCAGCTTTTTTCATGCCCGTAACCAACAGCTTGACCTGATCGGTCAACACCTGCAAACCGCCCAACAGCCTCAGCTTTTGATAGGTGACCTTAACCTCAGCATGTGGTCACCTTACTACACACGCTTAATTCGCCAAACCGGTCTTAAAAATGCACGGAAAGGGTTTGGGCTGTTGCCTAGTTGGCCCACGCGCGGAACTTATCGACAAATGCCTGATTGGGCAGCGCTGCTATTTTCTATCCCGATTGATCATTGCTTGCTCAGCTCTGAGGTTGTGGTTTCCGATGTCCAGATTGGGCCACCCTTAGGCTCTGACCACCGGCCCTTGGTGGTAGATCTGCGCCTTTGA
- a CDS encoding rubredoxin translates to MTTEPNPPVEEATMVPDKEADKPLAPKEMDRFECRACGYTYEPAKGDDRGKIAAGVPFEDLPITWRCPVCGVPKKQFSNIGPAGAPSGFKENLNYGLGVNVLTPGQKNILIFGSLALAVLFFLSLYGLR, encoded by the coding sequence ATGACAACCGAGCCGAATCCACCGGTAGAAGAGGCCACAATGGTGCCTGACAAGGAAGCTGATAAGCCCCTTGCCCCCAAGGAGATGGATCGATTTGAATGTCGTGCCTGTGGGTATACCTATGAACCGGCTAAAGGGGATGACCGGGGCAAGATTGCAGCGGGGGTTCCGTTTGAAGACTTGCCGATAACCTGGCGTTGCCCAGTTTGTGGGGTGCCCAAAAAGCAGTTCAGCAATATTGGGCCAGCGGGGGCTCCCTCTGGGTTCAAGGAAAATTTGAACTATGGTCTTGGGGTTAATGTGCTTACGCCAGGGCAAAAAAATATTCTCATTTTTGGCTCTTTGGCTCTGGCTGTTCTGTTCTTCTTAAGCCTGTATGGGCTGAGATAG
- a CDS encoding SRPBCC family protein, giving the protein MTDASQLNTSSIADATSLASEAELLIATEKLEGRRRRICASILVPCPIEQVWQVLTDYDNLADFIPNLTVSRRLSDSQAGTLLEQVGSQCFLNIQFCARVVLNMVEQFPYQLGFTMVEGDFKAFNGAWNLEPAGDAEGLTRLVYELTICPPRAIPVMLIERHLCRDLTQNLQAIRQQAISMAGAA; this is encoded by the coding sequence ATGACCGACGCTTCCCAACTAAACACTTCCTCTATAGCTGACGCTACGTCCCTCGCTAGCGAAGCGGAACTACTGATCGCCACAGAAAAGTTGGAAGGGCGACGCAGGCGAATTTGTGCCTCTATCTTAGTGCCCTGCCCAATCGAGCAAGTCTGGCAGGTGCTCACAGACTATGACAACTTGGCAGACTTCATCCCGAATTTGACGGTTAGTCGCCGTTTAAGTGACTCTCAGGCCGGAACCTTGTTAGAGCAAGTTGGCTCCCAGTGTTTTTTGAATATTCAATTTTGTGCTCGTGTTGTGCTCAACATGGTAGAGCAGTTCCCCTATCAGTTGGGGTTCACAATGGTAGAGGGTGACTTCAAAGCGTTTAATGGAGCCTGGAATCTCGAGCCTGCAGGCGATGCAGAGGGGCTTACCCGACTCGTTTATGAACTGACTATCTGCCCACCCCGGGCAATTCCCGTGATGCTGATTGAACGACATCTGTGTCGGGATTTGACTCAGAATCTACAGGCTATCCGGCAGCAGGCGATCTCAATGGCAGGTGCCGCTTAA
- the ndhC gene encoding photosynthetic/respiratory NAD(P)H-quinone oxidoreductase subunit C, with translation MFVLSGYEYLLVFLLLCSSVPILALGLSSFLRPRRQGPARRTTYESGMEPIGGAWIQFNIRYYMFALVFVIFDVETVFLYPWAVAFSQLGLLAFVEALIFIAILVVGLVYAWRKGALEWS, from the coding sequence GTGTTTGTCTTAAGCGGGTACGAGTACCTCCTGGTCTTTCTCCTGTTGTGTAGTTCGGTGCCGATTTTAGCTCTGGGTCTTTCTAGCTTTCTCAGGCCTAGGCGCCAAGGGCCAGCACGAAGGACTACCTATGAATCTGGTATGGAGCCCATTGGTGGGGCCTGGATTCAGTTCAACATCCGCTACTACATGTTTGCCTTGGTCTTCGTAATCTTTGACGTTGAAACGGTCTTTCTATACCCTTGGGCGGTTGCCTTCAGTCAGTTAGGGCTGCTGGCATTTGTAGAGGCACTCATATTTATTGCAATTCTTGTGGTTGGTCTTGTCTATGCATGGCGTAAAGGAGCGTTGGAATGGTCATGA
- a CDS encoding cytochrome b559 subunit alpha — MAGTTGERPFGDIITSVRYWIIHSITIPALFIAGWLFVSTGLAYDAFGTPRPNEYYQSNQMELPIVSDRYDAKQQINEFLNQ; from the coding sequence ATGGCAGGTACGACTGGTGAACGCCCATTTGGCGACATTATCACGAGTGTTCGCTACTGGATTATCCATAGCATCACGATTCCAGCACTATTTATTGCTGGATGGCTGTTTGTCAGCACAGGGTTGGCCTACGATGCTTTCGGTACACCTCGACCCAACGAGTACTACCAAAGCAATCAAATGGAGTTGCCGATTGTTTCTGACCGTTACGATGCTAAGCAGCAAATCAATGAATTCCTGAACCAATAA